A stretch of Cicer arietinum cultivar CDC Frontier isolate Library 1 chromosome 5, Cicar.CDCFrontier_v2.0, whole genome shotgun sequence DNA encodes these proteins:
- the LOC101498073 gene encoding 3-hydroxyisobutyryl-CoA hydrolase-like protein 5: MAPSATTIPEEQNVLGEEIDNVRVITLNRPRQLNAISPDLVYLLAEYLEKWEKDEKAELIIFKGAGRAFCAGGDLRVFYNGRKIKDSCLEVVYRFYWLCHHISTYKKTQVALVNGISMGGGAALMIPLKFSVVTEKTVFATPEASFGFHTDCGFSYYHSRLPGSLGEYLALTGGRLNGMELIAAGLATHFVTSEKIVELEKRLISLNSGDENAVRSVIEEFSSEVKLDEDSILNKKSIIDECFSKDSVEEIIKSLEAESSKEGNGWIGPGLKGMKRSSPTALKIALRSVREGRNQSLTECLKKEFILTINILRTTISEDMYEGIRALTVDKDNAPKWDPPSLDKVDDEKLDLIFKPFDKELELQIPESVENRWDGKYENSAYAVPNRATPTSA, translated from the exons ATGGCACCTAGTGCTACTACCATACCAGAGGAACAG aacgttcttggagaAGAGATAGATAATGTAAGGGTCATCACTTTGAACAGGCCAAGACAATTGAATGCTATCTCACCTGACCTG gTTTATCTGTTAGCAGAATATTTGGAAAAATGGGAGAAAGATGAGAAAGCAGAACTAATTATCTTTAAG GGAGCTGGTAGGGCTTTCTGTGCTGGAGGGGATTTGAGAGTATTCTATAATGGCAGGAAAATAA AGGATTCATGCCTTGAAGTGGTCTACAGATTTTACTGGCTTTGCCATCACATTAGTACCTATAAGAAAACTCAG GTTGCTCTTGTTAATGGAATTTCAATGGGTGGAGGTGCAGCTTTGATGATCCCATTGAAATTCTCAGTTGTAACAGAAAAAACA GTTTTTGCCACTCCTGAAGCAAGTTTTGGATTTCATACTGATTGTGGCTTCTCATATTACCATTCTCGTTTGCCAGGTTCTTTAG GCGAATACTTGGCACTTACCGGAGGGCGGTTGAATGGAATGGAATTAATTGCAGCTGGATTGGCAACTCATTTTGTCACTTCTGAG AAAATTGTTGAACTAGAGAAGCGCTTGATTAGCTTAAATTCTGGTGATGAGAATGCTGTGAGATCAGTAATTGAAGAATTTTCTTCAGAAGTTAAACTTGATGAAGATAGTATCTTAAACAA GAAGTCAATAATTGATGAATGCTTCTCAAAGGATTCTGTTgaagaaattataaaatcacTT GAAGCTGAATCAAGCAAGGAAGGAAATGGATGGATAGGACCAGGTTTAAAAGGAATGAAAAGATCATCACCAACTGCACTGAAAATAGCATTAAGATCG GTTCGTGAAGGAAGGAACCAATCACTAACTGAATGTCTAAAAAAGGAATTcatattaacaattaatatacTGCGAACTACGATATCTGAGGATATGTACGAG GGTATTAGAGCTCTCACTGTTGACAAGGACAATGCTCCAAAG TGGGATCCTCCATCACTTGACAAAGTAGATGATGAGAAGTTGGACTTAATCTTTAAGCCTTTTGACAAGGAATTGGAGCTTCAGATTCCAGAAAGTGTGGAAAACAG ATGGGATGGGAAATATGAGAATTCAGCTTATGCTGTTCCAAACAGAGCAACACCAACATCAGCTTAG
- the LOC113786649 gene encoding uncharacterized protein, translated as MCFKLHGKEKVLGGLKGVSQRRKNKTGKDAEVVMEELGLKQGEGEVSKPLSKEELERIQTLMDYLNKPSSTYSGFFDRQRCSSGSSHRALSSYYKQTTNDRYLFTNLKWSVSVTSRGRPNISKT; from the exons ATGTGTTTTAAGCTTCATGGGAAGGAGAAGGTACTTGGAGGATTGAAGGGTGTGTCTCAGAGGCGTAAAAATAAAACAGGAAAGGATGCGGAGGTTGTGATGGAAGAATTGGGTTTGAAACAAGGTGAAGGAGAAGTTTCAAAACCACTTAGTAAAGAAGAGTTGGAACGGATACAGACTCTTATGGATTATCTTAATAAGCCGTCTAGCACTTATTCTG gtTTTTTCGATCGGCAAAGATGTTCATCAGGGTCTTCCCACCGAGCACTTTCAAGTTATTACAAGCAAACTACGAATGATAGATATCTATTCACTAACTTGAAATGGAGTGTCtcag TTACTTCTAGAGGCAGACCGAATATAAGTAAAACATAA